From Oncorhynchus keta strain PuntledgeMale-10-30-2019 unplaced genomic scaffold, Oket_V2 Un_contig_3532_pilon_pilon, whole genome shotgun sequence:
gaggtgtttgtactgcctggaggtgtgtgtgtgtgtgtactgcctggaggtgtgtgtactgcctggaggtgtgtgtactgcctggaggtgtgtgtactgcctggaggtgtgtgtgtgtgtactgcctggaggtgtgtgtgtgtactgcctggaggtgtgtgtgtgtgtgtgtactgcctggaggtgtgtgtgggtgtttgtactgcctggaggtgtttgtactgcctggaggtgtgtgtgtgtttgtactgcctggaggtgtgtgtactgcctggaggtgtgtgtactgcctggaggtgtgtgtactgcctggaggtgtgtgtgtgtgtactgcctggaggtgtgtgtgtgtactgcctggaggtgtgtgtgtgtgtgtgtgtactgcctggaggtgtgtgtgtgtgtgtgtactgcctggaggtgtgtgtgtgtgtgtgtactgcctggaggtgtgtggtgtgtgtgtgtactgcctgaggtgtgtgtgtgtgtgtgtactgcctggaggtaggtgtgtgtgtgtgtgtgtgtgtgtgtgtgtgtgtgtgtgtgtgtactgcctggaggtgtgtgtactgcctggaggtgtgtgtgggtgtttgtactgcctggaggtgtgtgtgtgtttgtactgcctggagtgtgtgtgtgtgtactgcctggaggtgtgtgtgtgtgtgtgtgtgtgtgtgtgtgtgtgtgtgtactgcctgtGGAGGGGTGTCTGTACTGCCcaggaaggggtgtgtgtgtttgaggagcTTACAGCAGGAACCTGTGTCTCTGGACTGGCTGGTCAGACTGGTCCAACGGTAACTATAGTGTGTGTGAGGCACAAGACAATGCCtttaaacacacaacacacacacacacacacacacacacacacacacacacacacacacacgtccaccccctgtgtgtgtgtgaccatattGTAGGTTATATAATCTTTTCTCCTCTCTTGTTCCAGTGTCTGCATTCCCCTTATTGGAGGAGACTGAAGCCAGCCCAGCAGAGAccgctctctgcctctccacgACGACACGCTACGAGTTCACCAAACGCACGGATTCACTCCTGCGTGACGTGCACAGCGGGATGGCCCCGAGAGCGGAGCTGCCCTCGTGCACGTTGCTGGGTCGACCACAAAGCCCGGGTCGGGGGTTAGAGGTCAAAAGGAGGGCACAGAGCAGCAACTACGTCCGCTCCAAAATCAAGGTGAGTGACTGAGGCATCATGGGGAATGTAGTCTTTTTTTAGTTGTTGTTCTGGGAATATAAAACCCCCAATCATCTCTTAACTCGTTTtttatcctgtctgtctcttcctctgtctcttctataggtGACTACAGGTGAGCTACCAAGTGAGATTCCAATACGCCCCCAGCCTTCTGTCCCCGAAATCACCACCACACCTGTTGCCTTGACGACGTCCGCTACTGCCCCGGTCTCCACAGTAACGAAGTCAGGGACAGGTGCTCAGGCGTCGTTCGTGTGCCAGGTATGTCAAATAACCTCCTCTCTcaccatcccccatctctccctccgtatCTAATCCCCCcgtctccctccatgtctaatcccccctctccctccatgtctaatccccccctctccctccatgtctaatcccccctctccctccatgtctaatcccccctctccctccatgtctaatccccccctttccctccatgtctaatcctccctctccctccatgtctaatccccctctccctccatgtctaatcccccctctcctccatgtctaatccctctccctccatgtctaatccccctctcctccatgtctaatccccctctcctccatgtctaatccccctctccctccatgtctaatcccccctccctccatgtctaatcccccctccctccatgtctaatcccccctctccctccatgtctaatccccctctccctccatgtctaatccttccctctccctccatgtctaatcccccctctccctccatgtctaatcctctcctctccctccatgtctaatccccctctccctccatgtctaatccccctctccctccatgtctaatcccctctctccctccatgtctaatccccctctccctccatgtctaatccccctctcctccatgtctaatccccctccctccatgtctaatcctccctccctccatgtctaatccaccctctctccatcctttctctctctcctctctctctctctctctctctttctctctctctttctctctctctctctctctctcttctctctctctctctttctctctctctttctctttctctctctctttctctctctctttctctctctctctctctttctgtctctctctctttctctctctctctttctgtctctctctttctctctctcttctcttctcttctcttctcttctcttctcttctcttctctctggttcCTGTGTAACCCATCAGATGTGTCAGAAGGTGTTCCAGTACCAGAGGATGTTGAACCGGCACCTGAAGTGTCACAGTGATACTAAGAGACACCTGTGTAACCACTGTGGTAAAGGATTCAACGACACCTTTGACCTGAAGAGACACGTCAGAACACAcacaggtaggacacacacacacacacacacacacacacacacacacacacacacaggtaggagacacacacacacacacacaggtaggagacacgcacacacacacacacacacacaggtaggagacacacacacacacaggtaggagacacacacacacacacacacacacacgggtaggACACACACAGACTCGCAGGTACACCACACTAACTAACCATTAACCAGCCCACCCTCACTAGacccctcagcccacccctcactagacccctcagcccacccctcactagacccctcagcccacccctcactagacccctcagcccacccctcaCTAGACCCCTCAGCCCACCCTCACTAGACCCTCAGCCCACCCCTCACTAGacccctcagcccacccctcactagacccctcagcccacccctcagcccaccactcactaaaccctatttccctccatctctaatccagtccctctctctctccatctctaatccagtccttctctccctccatctctaatccctctctccctccatctctaatccagtccttctctccctccatctctaatccctctctccctccatctctaatccagtccctccatctctaatcattctctccctccatctctaatccagtccttctccctccatctctaatccttctctccctccacccctccatctctaatccttctctccctccatctctaatccagtccctctctctctccatctctaatccagtccttctctctccatctctaatccagtccctccacccctccatctctaattcttctctccctccacccctccatctctaatccttctctctctccatctctaatccctctctccctccatctctaatccagtccttctctccctccatctctaatccctctctccctccatctctaatccagtccttctctccctccatctctaatccttctctccctccatctctaatccccctctccctccatctctaatccttctctccctccacccctccatctctaatccttctctctctccatctctaatccagtcactctctctctccatctctaatccagtccctctctctatccatctctaatccagtccctctctctctccatctctaatccttctctccctccacccctccatctctaatccttctctctctccatctctaatccagtccctctctctatccatctctaatccagtccttctctctccatctctaatccagtccctccatccctctatctctaatccttctctccctccacccctccatctctaatccttctctctctccatctctaatccagtccctctctctatccatctctaatccagtccttctctctccatctctaatccagtccctccatccctctatctctaatccttctctccctccacccctccatctctaatccttctctctctccatctctaatccagtccctccatccctccatctctaatccttctctccctccacccctccatctctaatccttctctctctccacccctccatatctaatccttctctctctccatctctaatccagtccctctctctctccatctctaatccagtccccctctctctccatctctaatccagtccctctctctctccatctctaatccagtccctctctctccatctctaatccagtccctctctctctccatctctaatccagtccctctctctctccatctctaatccagtccctctctctctccatctctaatccagtccctctctctatccatctctaatccttctctccctccacccctccatctctaatccttctctctctccatctctaatccagtccttctctctctccatctctaatccagtccctctctctctccatctctaatccagtccctctctctctccatctctaatccagtccctctctctctccatctctaatccagtccctctctctctccatctctaatccagtcccctctctctccatctctaatccagtccctctctctctccatctctaatccagtccctctctctctccatctctaatccagtcctctctctctccatctctaatccagtccctctctctctccatctctaatccagtccctctctctatccatctctaatccagtccctctctctatccatctctaatccttctctccctccacccctccatctctaatccttctctttctccatctctaatccagtccctctctctctccatctctaatccagtccctctctctctccatctctaatccagtcctctctctctccatctctaatccagtccctctctctctccatctctaatccttctctccctccacccctccatctctaatccttctctctctccatctctaatccagtccctctctctctccatctctaatccagtccctctctctctccatctctaatccagtccctctctctctccatctctaatccagtccctctctctctccatctctaatccagtccctctctctctccatctctaatccagtccctctctctctccatctctaatccagtccctctctctctccatctctaatccagtccctctctctctccatctctaatccagtccctctctccctctaggagTGCGTCCCTACAAGTGTTCTCTGTGTGACAAGGCCTTCACCCAGCGCTGCTCTCTGGAGTCTCACATGAAGAAGATCCACGGTGTGTCCCTGCAGTACGCCTATAAAGAGAGACGCAACAAACTCTACGTCTGTGAGAGTGTGGCCACACCGCCCCTTCCCAggatacactgctcaaacactaCCACGCCCTCCACCCCAACTCCGCCTTCCTGAGGGCCAAGggtggggagaagggagggggtgaggagtcGATGCCTGGGTCGCCGCTTTCGAACAGTCAATATAGTGATGATACTACAGGATCAGGGggcagtagagggagggagggggcagggggcagtagagggagggagggggcagggggcagtagagggagggaggggagcagggggCAGTAGAGGGGggcagtagagggagggagggggcagtagagggagggagggggcagtagaggggggagggatgaggagagggagttGCGTTTTTGACAAAACCATCTacagggtcgtattcattagggcgTGTAAAGTAATGTATTCATGACAATTTAACGTTTCCTATTGGACAGATGCAAGGTCGTCTCTCCCTGTTTCAGGCCATTTACTTcggtttggtgcctaatgaaaaCGACCCAGGTAAATTAAATCTAACGTAGTGGCAACGTGTGAGATTAGGATTGAGATTATGTCTAGTTTGAGATTGTTATGGTTCTTATCAAGAAAAACATATATATTATGCAGTAAAGGGtttaatatatttattttgttataaattgaatatgtgtgtgtatgttattatGAATTTGATTGATAAAAAGAGACAATGTTTGTTTTTGGGTTTACACTTCTGAAAAGGGAAAATGGTATGCTGTAGGAAATCTTTTGCACAACTACATTACCCTATACTACTGTAAGGTGATGTCACTACATTACCCTATACCACTGTAAGGTGCTGTCACTGCATTACCCTATACTACTGTAAGGTGCTGTAACTACATTACCCTATACTACTGCAAGGTGAATTCACTACATTACCCTATACTACAGTAAGTTGTTGTAACTACATTACCCTATACTACTACTGCaaaggttggggtcaattccagtcaattcaggaagtattccaaTGCTTTTCAATGAGCAACATTTGGAATCGGAATTTGGTTTGCCTTTgaataaataataacaataataatttaTTTATCTTGTATAGCACTTTTCATTACAGAACATAATCTCAAAACACATAAAAAGGAAAATAAACAAACAACACATTTTAAaatagagatggtggagagactGAATGTCTCTGTTTGACTTGGGATGAAAGGCTGGGAGTTGACAGGAGGGGACCTCGACgatacagagacaggaggggacctcgacgatacagagacaggaggggacctcgacgatacagagacaggaggggacctcgacgatacagagacaggaggggacctcgacgatacagagacaggaggggacctcgacgatacagagacaggaggggacctcgacgatacagagacaggaggggacctcgacgatacagagacaggaggggacctcgacgatacagagacaggaggggacctctacgatacagagacaggaggggacctcgacgatacagagacaggaggggacctcgacgatacagagacaggaggggacctcgacgatacagagacaggaggggacctcgacgagacaggaggggacctcgacgagacagagacaggaggggacctcgacgatacagagacaggaggggacctcgacgatacagagacaggagggaccTCGACGAtccagagacaggaggggacctcgACGATACAGAGACGGGAGGGGGACCTCGACGATACAGAGACGGGAGGGGACCTCGACGATA
This genomic window contains:
- the LOC127924028 gene encoding LOW QUALITY PROTEIN: putative transcription factor ovo-like protein 3 (The sequence of the model RefSeq protein was modified relative to this genomic sequence to represent the inferred CDS: inserted 1 base in 1 codon); translation: MAPRAELPSCTLLGRPQSPGRGLEVKRRAQSSNYVRSKIKVTTGELPSEIPIRPQPSVPEITTTPVALTTSATAPVSTVTKSGTGAQASFVCQMCQKVFQYQRMLNRHLKCHSDTKRHLCNHCGKGFNDTFDLKRHVRTHTGVRPYKCSLCDKAFTQRCSLESHMKKIHGVSLQYAYKERRNKLYVCEXCGHTAPSQDTLLKHYHALHPNSAFLRAKGGEKGGGEESMPGSPLSNSQYSDDTTGSGGSHLLRFGA